In Leptospira brenneri, a single genomic region encodes these proteins:
- a CDS encoding YheT family hydrolase, protein MELITNHLLLTFFLICSLGFVSYYFLEVVETPVLRFSESDFLFRVIERSPHLTNKYYPTFWCFNQHLMLLLLMFKEYRTKPFVYDKLEQLKMKDGGITGLAWSGIHSESSQPETPIVVVFHTISGDEQDIKSIVNYLRQTYGWIVVVCIRRGHGNLPLTTPKINTMGSTSDLKEQLSYIQKKFPNRQMFGVGISAGSGLLARYLGEAGIKSQFAAAVAVSPAYDIEKAFHRVHPVYSKIMGQRLINYFLKTHYESFANLKGMEELLQIKTIGEFQDKLHTVSGFRSKENYYYHSNPVLVAQKIKTPLLVLNAADDPICVNQNVIENLHWLETLPNTIHVHTKRGSHIAYFQGFRARSWSDSVIGEYFAAILKEKPLKQKSKKKPITKKKK, encoded by the coding sequence ATGGAACTAATTACGAACCATCTTTTACTTACCTTTTTTCTTATTTGCAGTTTAGGTTTCGTATCGTATTATTTTTTGGAAGTCGTAGAAACGCCTGTTCTTCGATTTAGCGAATCAGATTTTCTATTCCGTGTGATTGAAAGGTCTCCACATTTAACAAATAAATACTATCCAACTTTCTGGTGTTTCAATCAACACTTAATGTTACTCCTTCTCATGTTCAAAGAGTATCGCACAAAACCATTTGTATATGACAAACTAGAACAATTAAAAATGAAAGATGGGGGGATCACCGGACTTGCTTGGTCAGGTATCCATTCAGAATCATCACAACCAGAAACTCCTATTGTTGTTGTCTTTCACACCATCAGTGGAGATGAGCAGGATATCAAATCAATTGTTAATTATTTAAGACAGACATACGGCTGGATTGTAGTTGTTTGTATTCGCAGAGGGCATGGTAATCTTCCTCTGACAACACCAAAAATTAATACAATGGGTTCCACTTCCGACCTAAAAGAACAATTATCTTATATTCAAAAGAAATTTCCCAATAGACAGATGTTTGGTGTTGGCATTTCAGCCGGTTCTGGCCTACTTGCTCGTTATTTAGGTGAGGCAGGAATCAAAAGTCAGTTTGCGGCTGCCGTTGCCGTTTCTCCAGCTTATGATATTGAAAAAGCCTTCCACCGAGTCCATCCTGTTTATAGTAAAATTATGGGCCAAAGATTAATTAATTATTTTTTAAAAACCCATTATGAAAGTTTTGCTAATCTCAAAGGAATGGAAGAACTCTTACAAATCAAAACTATTGGAGAATTTCAAGATAAATTACATACTGTTTCTGGGTTTAGAAGTAAAGAAAACTATTATTACCATTCAAATCCAGTGTTAGTTGCTCAGAAGATAAAAACACCCTTACTTGTATTAAATGCAGCTGACGATCCTATCTGCGTAAATCAAAATGTAATCGAAAATCTACATTGGTTAGAAACACTTCCCAACACAATCCACGTACATACAAAAAGAGGAAGCCATATTGCTTACTTTCAAGGGTTTAGAGCAAGGTCTTGGTCAGATTCTGTGATTGGCGAATACTTTGCTGCAATTCTAAAAGAAAAACCGTTAAAACAAAAATCGAAAAAGAAACCTATAACCAAAAAGAAAAAATAA
- a CDS encoding DUF4215 domain-containing protein, protein MEFKDSLCGNGIIEGNETCDDNNTTNGDGCNNACSGP, encoded by the coding sequence ATTGAATTTAAAGATTCACTTTGTGGGAACGGGATTATTGAAGGCAATGAAACATGTGATGATAATAACACAACCAATGGAGATGGTTGTAATAATGCTTGTAGCGGACCGTAG
- a CDS encoding CoA-binding protein: MNVADSEIKSLLESYKKITVYGLSNDLSKPSHYVPVYIRDKGWEVVGTYPKEHSVGGFTIYKSLKEVPKEDRKFIDVFRSSDKIPEVIDEILSLGGTEVIWLQLGISNPEAEKKAEEAGIRVVSNRCLIVEHRNYF; the protein is encoded by the coding sequence ATGAACGTAGCTGATTCCGAAATCAAATCTCTCCTTGAGTCCTATAAAAAAATCACCGTTTACGGACTCAGCAATGACTTGTCGAAACCAAGCCATTATGTTCCCGTTTACATCCGAGATAAAGGTTGGGAAGTGGTTGGAACTTATCCCAAAGAACATAGTGTAGGTGGATTTACCATCTACAAAAGCCTAAAGGAAGTCCCCAAAGAAGATCGGAAATTTATTGATGTCTTTAGAAGTTCCGATAAAATCCCAGAAGTTATCGATGAAATTTTAAGTTTAGGCGGAACGGAAGTGATTTGGTTGCAACTCGGTATTTCCAACCCTGAAGCTGAAAAAAAAGCAGAAGAGGCAGGGATCCGAGTGGTCTCGAATCGCTGCCTTATCGTAGAACACAGAAATTACTTTTAA
- a CDS encoding DUF4334 domain-containing protein, with translation MKNLEKKFYEMRSKKNNSTDDSFALFDALETVSIEDMIGRWHGSGFHTGHTMDGALETFNWYGKEFEDADNVHPLVFKSFGKTLFKVNPSLMPVRLATLIPSTSLWPLRYIFLCVRFLFQTSKSKARVRKLEFRGSLTATMIYDTQPIHDVFKKVNQDTLLGCMDYKGMKQPFFFVLERDK, from the coding sequence ATGAAAAATCTTGAAAAAAAATTCTACGAAATGCGTAGTAAAAAGAACAATTCAACGGATGATTCGTTCGCACTCTTTGATGCATTAGAAACAGTTTCTATCGAAGATATGATAGGACGTTGGCATGGATCTGGCTTTCATACAGGACATACAATGGATGGAGCATTAGAGACATTCAATTGGTATGGAAAAGAATTTGAAGACGCAGACAATGTACATCCATTAGTGTTTAAGTCTTTTGGGAAAACTTTGTTTAAAGTAAATCCATCTTTAATGCCTGTTCGGCTAGCGACTTTGATCCCTTCGACAAGTTTATGGCCTTTGCGTTATATTTTTCTATGTGTACGATTTTTGTTTCAAACTTCGAAATCAAAAGCACGAGTTCGGAAACTTGAATTTCGTGGTAGCCTAACTGCTACTATGATTTATGATACACAACCCATACATGATGTGTTTAAAAAAGTAAACCAAGACACTTTACTTGGATGTATGGACTATAAAGGGATGAAACAACCTTTCTTTTTTGTATTAGAAAGAGATAAGTAA
- a CDS encoding DJ-1/PfpI family protein: protein MNQLSIRVSQQTQIHKSKFQTVVWIFVFIFGSSHSQVFANPKLSGNNHLAKLSIKPTHKKPVIVVIGENQYTELTDFIVPYGVLKRAEISEIYAIAPNRGKINMFPSLSIEIDTSINDFELLHPEGADLVIVPAIHNAENITIIKWIQKQYRTGATIVGICDGVWTLGHAGLLKNRKATGHWYSKENLKKSFSDTEWIQNERYIQDEKIITTTGVTASIPISLGLVESIAGKNKTERIAKDLGVADWSPKHNSSEFNFDWNQYLATAKNLVSFWNYETIGISIYDGMDEISLALIADSYSRTYKSKAIAITNHKDSILTKSKIRFLSEHKETNQNDLSMLIEVPSDTKAFEELEKTLTRIQERYGNDTMRFVANQLEFSIQEFFIMSPSKKDLRKN, encoded by the coding sequence ATGAATCAACTTTCAATCAGAGTCTCCCAACAAACTCAAATTCACAAAAGTAAATTCCAAACAGTCGTATGGATTTTTGTTTTTATATTTGGATCCAGTCATTCCCAAGTATTTGCCAACCCCAAACTTTCAGGGAATAATCATTTAGCAAAATTATCTATAAAACCAACCCACAAAAAACCTGTAATCGTTGTGATCGGAGAAAACCAATACACTGAACTTACCGATTTTATCGTTCCTTATGGAGTTTTAAAACGAGCAGAGATTTCGGAAATTTATGCAATAGCACCTAACAGAGGAAAAATAAATATGTTTCCATCCCTTTCTATAGAAATAGATACTTCCATAAACGATTTTGAGCTTCTTCATCCGGAAGGGGCTGACCTCGTCATTGTCCCTGCCATTCATAATGCAGAAAACATAACTATTATAAAATGGATTCAAAAACAATATAGAACGGGTGCCACTATTGTAGGTATCTGTGATGGAGTTTGGACCTTAGGCCATGCTGGATTATTAAAAAATAGAAAAGCCACTGGGCATTGGTATTCAAAAGAAAACTTAAAGAAAAGTTTTTCTGACACAGAATGGATTCAAAATGAAAGATACATTCAGGACGAAAAGATCATTACCACAACCGGAGTGACAGCATCTATTCCTATCTCTTTAGGTCTGGTTGAATCAATCGCAGGAAAAAATAAAACAGAAAGAATCGCAAAAGACTTGGGAGTTGCCGATTGGAGTCCCAAGCATAATAGTTCTGAATTTAATTTTGATTGGAATCAATATCTCGCTACAGCAAAGAACCTGGTATCTTTTTGGAATTACGAAACGATTGGGATTTCAATCTACGATGGAATGGATGAAATTTCCTTAGCACTCATTGCGGATTCTTATTCTCGAACATACAAATCAAAAGCAATTGCGATTACAAATCACAAAGATTCCATACTCACGAAATCAAAAATCCGTTTTCTATCAGAACATAAAGAAACAAATCAAAACGATCTTTCTATGTTGATTGAAGTTCCAAGTGATACAAAAGCTTTCGAAGAATTGGAAAAAACTCTGACTCGGATCCAAGAGAGATATGGGAATGACACCATGCGATTTGTTGCCAACCAATTAGAGTTTTCCATCCAAGAATTTTTCATTATGTCTCCTTCAAAGAAGGACCTAAGAAAAAACTAA
- a CDS encoding flagellar filament core protein flaB2 domain protein: MKLKFKSLQSIGAERESVIQKQIQKIRKEISLWDFSSKNKEAREILLRTNVSSFSFCRVRVEKDSVVAIDSRLKFVSLTVNNLEKLYHSQPAKTTFQKQTFLIKKAIVYLDTLLAISKRIFEISELEIRKKTKGKDLQWELDLLIDEVDRIASLAEFRYLHLFGGDYAKSSRTASMWFIKEKNGSLFRVYIATMTSKALGLRSLDGNYLTLSNSTLLQKKIEETILKIKEERKQLQSVLD; the protein is encoded by the coding sequence ATGAAACTAAAATTCAAGTCATTACAGTCGATCGGTGCAGAAAGAGAATCTGTCATCCAAAAACAAATTCAGAAGATTCGAAAAGAAATTTCACTATGGGACTTTTCTAGTAAAAATAAGGAAGCAAGGGAAATATTATTACGAACGAACGTTAGTTCTTTTTCTTTTTGTCGCGTACGTGTAGAAAAAGATTCAGTAGTTGCAATCGATTCTCGACTTAAGTTTGTCTCTCTTACAGTAAACAATCTAGAGAAATTATATCATTCGCAGCCGGCAAAAACTACGTTTCAAAAACAAACTTTCCTGATCAAAAAAGCGATTGTTTATTTAGACACATTACTCGCGATTTCCAAAAGAATTTTTGAAATTTCTGAATTAGAAATTCGTAAAAAAACTAAAGGTAAGGATTTACAATGGGAATTGGACTTACTGATTGATGAAGTAGATCGAATTGCGTCATTGGCTGAGTTTCGTTATCTGCATTTGTTTGGGGGAGATTATGCTAAATCTTCCAGGACTGCATCCATGTGGTTCATTAAAGAAAAAAATGGAAGTTTATTCAGAGTTTATATTGCCACAATGACATCAAAAGCTTTAGGGCTGAGATCACTAGATGGAAATTATTTGACGTTATCAAATTCCACTTTGCTTCAAAAAAAAATAGAAGAAACAATTTTGAAAATCAAGGAAGAACGAAAACAATTACAATCTGTTCTTGATTAG
- a CDS encoding MFS transporter → MNNHNLGGRLWSVLILFGLVGQIAWSVENMYFNLFIYNTITKSTSSVTLMVQLSGIVATFTTLIAGILTDKAGNRKHFISIGYLLWGLLTLSFAFISKENTSNWFQISDTTQIINLTITIVITLDCIMTAFGSTANDAAFNAYITDNTGNARSLAEGVLSAMPLVAMLIVAGGFGMIVTALGYPGLFVSVGTMMSLSGIIGLWLIKDNPNLEKQNTNFVSDISYGFRWSVITNHRKLYLYFFAMGIYGIASQIYMPYLIIYMQEYLQFDVIQYSIVLACVILGASIITIFLGKSFDGKNKDKLLIYFSILYILGMLSLYIMSKTIDLKMKTQTMWFTTITSLILITGFVQVLALLGAQIRDNTPAENTGKLQGIRMIFFVLIPMYIGPMIGETINERTNLTYIDPVNGLTAHVPSPEIFLFGAIFCFLIFIPISLLFRGKQT, encoded by the coding sequence ATGAACAATCATAATTTGGGCGGACGCCTTTGGTCCGTGCTGATTCTATTTGGGCTCGTTGGACAAATTGCTTGGTCTGTCGAGAATATGTATTTCAACCTTTTCATTTACAACACCATTACAAAGAGTACATCTTCTGTTACTCTTATGGTGCAACTTAGCGGGATTGTGGCAACTTTCACCACTTTAATCGCTGGGATCTTAACAGATAAAGCGGGCAATCGAAAGCATTTTATTTCCATTGGTTATTTACTTTGGGGCCTTCTAACACTTTCTTTTGCCTTTATTTCTAAAGAAAATACTTCCAATTGGTTTCAGATATCTGACACCACTCAAATCATAAACCTAACCATTACGATAGTCATCACACTCGACTGTATTATGACTGCGTTTGGATCCACTGCTAATGACGCCGCCTTCAATGCCTATATAACAGATAACACAGGGAATGCGAGAAGTCTTGCAGAAGGAGTTCTTTCAGCAATGCCACTAGTAGCAATGTTAATTGTCGCCGGTGGATTCGGAATGATTGTGACAGCTCTTGGATATCCTGGATTATTTGTAAGTGTTGGAACTATGATGTCTCTTTCGGGGATCATTGGTCTTTGGTTGATCAAAGACAATCCAAACCTAGAGAAACAAAACACAAACTTTGTCTCCGATATTAGTTACGGGTTTAGATGGAGTGTCATCACAAACCATAGAAAGTTATATTTATATTTTTTCGCTATGGGAATTTACGGAATCGCAAGCCAAATTTATATGCCCTACCTCATTATCTATATGCAAGAGTATTTACAATTTGATGTAATTCAGTATTCGATTGTACTTGCTTGTGTTATCCTTGGAGCCAGTATCATTACAATTTTTCTGGGAAAAAGTTTTGATGGTAAAAACAAAGACAAGCTATTAATCTATTTTTCCATTCTCTATATCTTAGGGATGTTATCTTTATACATAATGTCCAAAACCATTGACTTAAAAATGAAAACACAAACCATGTGGTTTACTACCATCACAAGTCTTATTTTAATTACAGGTTTTGTACAAGTATTAGCCCTACTTGGGGCCCAAATACGAGACAATACACCAGCAGAGAATACTGGGAAACTACAAGGGATACGAATGATTTTTTTTGTTTTGATTCCTATGTACATAGGCCCGATGATTGGAGAAACAATTAACGAAAGGACCAATCTCACTTATATAGATCCAGTTAATGGATTAACTGCACACGTTCCTTCACCGGAAATCTTTTTGTTTGGTGCCATCTTTTGTTTTTTAATCTTTATCCCTATCTCTCTACTCTTTCGAGGTAAACAGACTTAA
- a CDS encoding glycoside hydrolase family 2 protein, with protein sequence MKIAHTEYPRPQLERNSYLNLNGEWNLSHSSLGSDTKKQYKINVPFSPESKASGLGSFILQPDEELIYEREFELTDSFIKDITILHFGAVDYSCVCYINEKEVGSHKGGFLPFQFDITPYINVGKNKIELKVTDPTDTGVQSRGKQKLKRGGIWYTPQSGIWQTVWIESVSKDYIQDIKITPNIDTESVEILLTTAGISPTIQIFDGETIIAETSGKRVDIKIPNMELWSPENPKLYEILIKTDGDTVRSYFGMRKFSIGFDGKFKRLFLNNKPYFHNGLLDQGYWSEGLLTPPSDEEMEKEIKLMKDMGFNMLRKHIKIEPLRWYYHCDRLGILVWQDFVCGGGAYETWKVAYLPFIGWKTKDTKYKFLNRKDESGRDEFISEMDETVNLLKNTVSLSVWVLFNEGWGQFDSVKLTEKLRKLDNTRTIDSVSGWYDQGKNSSDLKSLHLYYQKLKLPKNETRVIVLSEFGGYSLKTDGHVYDENKLFGYKILPDKTSLEKEYTDLIENQLVPLIDQGLSASIYTQVSDVEEEINGLVTYDRKVVKFDIEFMQKLNAKITYQ encoded by the coding sequence ATGAAAATTGCTCATACCGAATACCCACGCCCTCAACTGGAACGAAATAGTTATCTCAATTTAAATGGAGAGTGGAATTTAAGTCACTCTTCCCTTGGCAGTGACACAAAAAAACAATATAAAATCAATGTTCCCTTTTCACCTGAATCGAAAGCGAGTGGACTTGGAAGTTTTATCCTCCAACCAGATGAAGAATTGATTTACGAACGCGAATTTGAACTTACCGATTCTTTCATCAAAGACATTACTATACTTCACTTTGGTGCTGTTGATTATTCTTGCGTTTGTTATATCAATGAGAAGGAGGTAGGGTCACACAAAGGCGGATTTTTACCATTTCAATTTGATATAACTCCATATATCAATGTTGGTAAAAACAAAATTGAGTTAAAAGTAACTGATCCAACAGACACTGGAGTTCAATCCAGAGGAAAACAAAAGTTAAAAAGAGGTGGAATCTGGTACACTCCGCAGTCAGGAATTTGGCAAACTGTTTGGATCGAAAGTGTTTCTAAAGATTATATCCAAGACATCAAAATCACACCTAACATTGATACCGAATCTGTAGAAATCCTTTTAACTACTGCAGGTATCAGTCCCACCATACAAATATTTGATGGCGAAACGATCATAGCAGAAACTTCCGGAAAAAGGGTCGACATAAAAATCCCTAATATGGAACTTTGGTCTCCTGAAAATCCTAAACTCTATGAAATTCTTATCAAAACGGATGGAGATACGGTCAGATCCTATTTTGGAATGAGAAAATTTTCCATAGGATTTGATGGGAAATTCAAAAGATTATTTCTGAACAATAAACCATACTTTCACAACGGACTTCTTGATCAGGGATATTGGTCAGAAGGTTTACTCACGCCACCTAGCGACGAAGAGATGGAAAAAGAAATCAAACTAATGAAAGATATGGGTTTTAACATGTTGCGTAAACATATTAAAATAGAACCATTACGTTGGTATTATCATTGCGATCGCTTGGGAATTTTAGTTTGGCAAGATTTTGTTTGTGGTGGTGGTGCTTATGAAACTTGGAAAGTTGCTTACTTACCATTTATTGGCTGGAAAACCAAAGATACAAAATACAAATTTTTAAATAGAAAGGACGAGTCAGGTAGAGACGAGTTTATTTCCGAAATGGATGAAACCGTAAATCTATTAAAGAATACAGTATCTCTTTCCGTTTGGGTACTTTTTAATGAGGGATGGGGACAATTTGATAGTGTCAAACTCACAGAAAAATTAAGAAAATTAGACAATACAAGAACCATCGATAGCGTAAGTGGTTGGTATGACCAAGGTAAAAATTCAAGTGATCTAAAAAGTCTACATCTCTATTACCAAAAATTAAAATTACCAAAAAACGAGACAAGAGTTATTGTTTTGTCCGAATTTGGAGGATACTCTTTAAAAACGGATGGTCACGTGTATGATGAAAACAAACTTTTTGGATACAAAATCCTTCCAGATAAAACAAGTTTAGAAAAAGAATACACGGACTTAATTGAAAATCAACTAGTTCCCTTAATCGACCAAGGCCTAAGTGCATCAATCTACACACAAGTTAGTGACGTAGAAGAAGAGATCAATGGACTTGTCACTTATGATAGAAAAGTGGTTAAATTTGATATTGAATTTATGCAAAAACTAAATGCAAAAATTACCTATCAATAG
- a CDS encoding DoxX family protein, producing the protein MNQSNTIERTIYQTGLRILLGAFLVFAGAGHLTWHRTEFLAQVPTWLPMDADLVVLLSGVVEITLGLSLIFLKSKQVLVGWVVALFFVLIFPGNISQYVNGISAFGLDTDRARLIRLFFQPILVLWAVWSCGSWQDFRAKRKA; encoded by the coding sequence ATGAATCAATCAAACACGATCGAAAGAACTATCTACCAAACGGGACTCCGAATTTTACTGGGAGCATTTTTGGTTTTTGCGGGAGCAGGCCACCTAACATGGCATAGAACGGAGTTTTTGGCACAAGTGCCGACTTGGTTGCCGATGGATGCGGATTTAGTCGTTCTCCTGTCTGGTGTAGTGGAAATCACCTTAGGTTTGTCTTTGATTTTTCTTAAAAGCAAACAGGTATTAGTTGGATGGGTTGTTGCTTTATTCTTTGTTCTTATTTTCCCAGGAAATATTTCTCAGTATGTCAACGGAATCAGTGCCTTTGGATTGGATACGGATAGGGCAAGGCTTATCCGTTTGTTTTTCCAACCAATCCTTGTCCTTTGGGCTGTTTGGAGTTGTGGGTCTTGGCAAGACTTTCGAGCGAAAAGAAAAGCTTAA
- a CDS encoding methyl-accepting chemotaxis protein encodes MHSKLKLYFVLSFFAFGFLLSLCINLLLQLQKIPSENLRIIFSFEIGILIVFGLIFGLGFSSWFQKIFGKLEIAFKEVGLGNLQTRLAFKEDDLLAEFYHSFHRMLQAQGELIQHIKTSADTLSSDSQKMKLVTLDFSSNLQSQSAATEEVSASIEEISGVAVSISNIAENNSLSMNNLTGEVDHLSLAIDKTGEHVASTLDSIKTIIDRAEAGKNTLRTMNEAMDNLSQSSLEISKTVDVIAKISEQVNMLALNASIEAARAGDAGRGFAVVAEEVSKLAERTANAVKGIDSLMKKNQNDVSLGRERIEKTTMEIQEIIGNIDSISEKIAEVHSAVITQKDLKNKLLKEAIFVKERSAEINGAVTEHKTATNEVMASVASISQSSFSNSESSDLLAEKITAIANTADKLISMVDLFKTDLISDETSISERDATTHKLQFRSEIGSIYYLKEKDLLEVVWTPNFSEEKYIEILNEALRIIEKHNIRKWLADTRRMGLVTRSAQEWVNVNWFPKASNSSLRKMAVVVPNSALAAISIDDQTLKTGNVELKSVPSLEFGIEWLEK; translated from the coding sequence ATGCATTCAAAACTCAAATTATATTTTGTCCTCTCCTTCTTTGCCTTCGGGTTTTTATTATCTCTTTGCATCAATCTGTTGTTACAACTCCAGAAGATACCTTCTGAAAACTTAAGAATCATTTTCTCTTTCGAAATTGGGATCTTGATTGTATTTGGACTTATCTTTGGTCTGGGATTCAGCTCCTGGTTTCAAAAGATTTTTGGGAAACTAGAAATTGCATTTAAGGAAGTAGGACTTGGCAATCTACAGACTAGGTTAGCATTCAAAGAAGACGATTTATTAGCCGAGTTCTATCATAGCTTTCATAGAATGTTACAAGCACAAGGTGAACTCATCCAACACATCAAAACCTCTGCCGACACCCTATCATCTGATTCTCAAAAAATGAAATTGGTGACTTTAGACTTTTCCAGCAATTTACAATCGCAGTCTGCTGCAACAGAAGAAGTATCTGCATCAATTGAAGAAATTTCTGGTGTGGCAGTATCTATATCAAATATCGCAGAGAATAACTCTCTTAGTATGAATAACCTAACTGGAGAAGTAGACCATCTTTCGTTAGCTATCGATAAAACAGGAGAACATGTCGCAAGTACTCTGGATTCCATTAAGACCATCATTGACCGAGCAGAAGCAGGAAAAAATACCCTTCGCACCATGAACGAAGCAATGGACAATCTCTCTCAAAGTTCATTAGAAATTTCGAAGACAGTAGATGTCATTGCAAAGATCAGTGAACAAGTGAATATGTTAGCACTTAATGCTTCGATTGAAGCAGCGAGAGCCGGTGATGCAGGGAGAGGATTTGCTGTTGTTGCGGAAGAAGTTTCCAAACTAGCAGAAAGAACTGCGAATGCGGTAAAAGGTATTGATTCTTTAATGAAGAAAAATCAAAACGATGTTTCTTTAGGTCGTGAACGGATTGAAAAAACAACAATGGAAATCCAAGAGATCATTGGAAATATCGATTCCATATCTGAAAAAATAGCGGAAGTTCACTCCGCTGTAATAACACAGAAGGACCTAAAAAACAAACTTCTAAAAGAAGCTATTTTTGTAAAAGAACGATCAGCAGAAATAAATGGCGCAGTTACCGAACACAAAACGGCAACAAACGAAGTAATGGCATCAGTTGCATCAATTAGCCAATCTTCGTTTAGTAATTCTGAAAGTAGCGACCTACTTGCAGAAAAAATCACTGCGATTGCCAACACGGCAGATAAACTGATCTCTATGGTAGATCTCTTCAAAACAGATTTAATTTCTGATGAAACCTCGATATCAGAAAGAGATGCCACAACACATAAACTACAATTTAGATCAGAAATTGGAAGTATCTACTATCTAAAAGAAAAAGACCTATTAGAAGTTGTTTGGACTCCCAATTTTAGCGAAGAAAAATATATAGAAATCTTAAACGAAGCTCTAAGAATTATAGAAAAACATAATATTCGGAAATGGTTAGCAGATACAAGAAGGATGGGCCTTGTCACACGCTCCGCTCAGGAATGGGTAAACGTCAACTGGTTCCCCAAGGCAAGTAATTCTAGTCTCAGAAAAATGGCCGTTGTGGTTCCGAATTCAGCCCTTGCTGCCATTTCCATTGATGACCAAACACTCAAAACAGGAAACGTTGAACTAAAATCCGTTCCCAGTTTGGAGTTTGGGATTGAGTGGTTAGAAAAATAA
- a CDS encoding AraC family transcriptional regulator produces the protein MNLIPFAGAVLSFVILLSYWMETYLAGRAKNSTYQPKEISVNPSKVNLRVNFFYRYSPSFLFLSLTILQLHIYGELSQKIDSNSIFFGIHIPCLLLLGPFSYLFFEEISGGEVHKINQFHFLPSFLSVFYIFLFRVIEYFPLSSFGPILFYHYFSEINLVLLGIGVLSILCYSLFFMVRMLVWKMNSETVFEFSFLPFFFLFLYSIFVIILFVLAQLFYMKMFLFACFSLTSLLGFLIILKINHKELIPNFRTETRFARYKESRVKGIDVLFVLRRLDDLMNINKLYLNEKLTLASLAKELDLNTHQLSEILNTRLDQTFRNYINQFRLQEAARLLKERKDMAIINVIYSSGFNSKSAFHKLFQNRYGVSPQSYRSE, from the coding sequence ATGAATTTAATTCCTTTTGCGGGAGCTGTTCTTTCTTTTGTAATACTCCTTTCTTATTGGATGGAAACATACCTAGCGGGAAGGGCAAAAAATTCTACCTATCAACCAAAAGAAATTTCGGTAAATCCTTCTAAAGTGAATTTAAGGGTCAATTTTTTTTATCGGTATTCCCCAAGTTTTCTATTTTTATCATTAACCATTTTGCAACTTCATATATACGGAGAACTTTCACAAAAAATCGATTCCAATTCTATTTTCTTTGGGATTCATATTCCTTGTTTACTCCTTCTCGGGCCTTTCTCTTATCTCTTTTTTGAAGAGATAAGTGGGGGAGAGGTCCATAAAATCAATCAATTCCATTTTTTACCTAGTTTTCTCAGTGTTTTCTATATATTTCTTTTTCGAGTGATTGAGTATTTTCCCCTTTCTTCTTTCGGCCCAATCCTTTTTTATCATTATTTTTCTGAAATTAATTTGGTTTTGTTAGGGATCGGTGTCCTTTCTATTCTTTGTTACTCTCTCTTTTTTATGGTTCGAATGTTAGTTTGGAAAATGAATTCTGAAACTGTTTTTGAATTTTCTTTTTTGCCATTTTTCTTTCTTTTTCTATATTCGATTTTTGTAATCATTTTGTTTGTGTTGGCTCAATTGTTTTATATGAAGATGTTTCTGTTTGCTTGTTTTTCTTTAACTTCTCTTTTGGGATTTTTAATCATATTAAAAATAAACCATAAGGAACTCATTCCAAACTTCAGAACAGAGACAAGGTTTGCTCGTTACAAAGAAAGTCGTGTGAAAGGAATTGATGTTTTGTTTGTGCTGAGACGATTAGATGATCTTATGAATATAAATAAGTTATATTTAAATGAAAAGCTGACATTGGCATCTCTGGCAAAAGAACTGGATTTAAATACCCATCAACTTTCTGAGATTTTAAACACAAGGTTAGATCAAACTTTTCGTAATTACATAAATCAATTTCGTTTACAAGAGGCGGCTAGACTTTTGAAGGAACGAAAAGATATGGCAATCATAAATGTTATTTATTCTTCCGGATTTAACTCCAAATCAGCTTTTCATAAACTCTTTCAAAATCGTTATGGAGTTTCTCCGCAGTCGTATCGTTCAGAATGA